A genomic stretch from Telmatocola sphagniphila includes:
- the dapA gene encoding 4-hydroxy-tetrahydrodipicolinate synthase — translation MSPHGIIPPVVTPFHADESLDLVRLRGHIDYMIASGVDGIFVLGTTGEFYALDETEKQTVIATAIEHVNGRVPVYAGTGAETTREVIRLTKMAEREGVSGVSVITPYFIKPSQVELVAHFTLVAESVACPVILYNNPSTCGGLNIEPDTVGRLANVPNIVAIKDSSGDLQNTIEILRRTDHQSFSVLMGRDTLILSGLQNGIHGAIPATCNIAPHFCVGIYDSFRSGNLEAARKFQGDLHPIRLAMSLGTGNAAVKESLALLGQSCGPNRMPVTPFSHEKRDHLKSILKTAGLLPQGAH, via the coding sequence ATGTCACCCCATGGAATTATCCCACCCGTTGTAACTCCCTTTCACGCTGACGAATCGCTCGATTTAGTCCGACTGCGCGGCCATATCGATTACATGATAGCCAGCGGGGTGGATGGCATTTTCGTACTCGGTACTACCGGCGAATTTTACGCATTGGATGAAACCGAAAAACAAACGGTGATTGCAACGGCCATCGAGCATGTGAATGGCCGGGTTCCAGTTTATGCGGGCACCGGCGCGGAAACCACTCGCGAAGTGATCCGTTTAACGAAAATGGCTGAACGGGAAGGTGTTTCCGGCGTCTCGGTTATTACTCCCTACTTCATCAAACCCAGCCAGGTTGAACTGGTGGCCCACTTCACTTTGGTTGCGGAGTCGGTGGCCTGCCCCGTCATCCTCTACAACAATCCCTCGACCTGCGGAGGCCTGAATATCGAGCCGGATACGGTCGGCCGATTGGCAAATGTTCCGAATATCGTGGCGATAAAAGATTCCTCGGGCGACCTCCAGAATACGATCGAGATTTTACGCCGCACGGATCATCAATCGTTTTCGGTGTTAATGGGCCGGGACACGCTCATACTTTCCGGGCTGCAAAATGGAATTCACGGCGCCATTCCAGCGACCTGTAACATTGCACCACATTTTTGCGTAGGAATATACGATTCTTTTCGAAGCGGAAACCTCGAAGCTGCTCGAAAATTTCAAGGCGACTTACACCCAATTCGTTTGGCGATGAGTCTGGGAACGGGGAACGCCGCAGTGAAGGAAAGTTTGGCACTATTAGGGCAGAGTTGCGGGCCCAATCGCATGCCGGTTACGCCTTTCTCTCATGAAAAGCGGGACCATCTGAAGAGCATTCTGAAAACGGCGGGACTGTTGCCGCAAGGCGCTCACTAA
- a CDS encoding NUDIX hydrolase, with product MAFTPIVGTLGYVFNEDQTQVLLIHRNKRESDTHFGKYNGLGGKMESGEDIVACMHREILEEAGLYCEELELRGTISWPGFGKDGEDWLGFIFRITKYTGELLQENHEGTLQWVPVEKVESLNLWEGDRFFLPMVFDRNGKSFHGVMPYRNGLPVSWSYTTL from the coding sequence ATGGCGTTCACACCGATCGTTGGTACTCTCGGCTATGTCTTTAACGAGGATCAGACCCAAGTGTTGCTGATTCATCGTAACAAACGCGAAAGCGACACTCACTTTGGAAAATACAACGGGCTCGGCGGCAAAATGGAGAGCGGCGAGGATATAGTAGCTTGCATGCATCGCGAAATTCTGGAGGAAGCCGGGCTGTACTGCGAGGAGCTCGAACTGCGGGGAACCATCAGCTGGCCAGGATTCGGAAAAGATGGTGAAGACTGGTTAGGCTTTATTTTCCGAATCACCAAATATACCGGCGAATTATTGCAGGAAAATCACGAGGGCACGCTACAGTGGGTTCCGGTCGAGAAAGTTGAGAGTTTGAATCTCTGGGAAGGGGATCGCTTTTTTCTACCGATGGTCTTCGATAGAAATGGTAAGAGCTTTCACGGCGTGATGCCTTATCGAAACGGCTTACCGGTCAGTTGGAGCTATACGACACTTTGA
- a CDS encoding RluA family pseudouridine synthase — MSQQSYTVTEAQEGATLAAILRQNLPEKSWTQVRSLVAQRLVQVDGSLCQDPARRLHKEEIVEVLAKAAPVHRGGTVHDLVIRHLDAEVVVVEKPSGINTVRHPAEREWKQERRELSPTLEDLTQWAISKSLGKPVRDLHRLRIVHRLDKETSGLVVFARSANAERILGKQFHAHTVLRKYVAIVQGHPKSQTITSWLLRDRGDGRRGSGVSSQSGKQAITHVQVEETIGSYSIVSCMLETGRTHQIRIHLAELGFPVCGEPVYRKKLDGSEIPDASQAPRLALHAMELGFQHPDGSTKHWTMELPLDLKGFVTHLKNQAQKAR, encoded by the coding sequence ATGTCTCAGCAATCCTATACCGTCACCGAAGCTCAAGAGGGGGCCACACTTGCGGCTATCCTTCGCCAGAATCTCCCCGAAAAATCCTGGACCCAAGTTCGCTCTCTGGTTGCTCAGAGACTCGTTCAAGTAGACGGCAGTCTCTGCCAGGATCCGGCCCGCAGACTCCACAAAGAAGAGATTGTTGAAGTCCTGGCCAAAGCTGCGCCAGTCCATCGCGGTGGCACCGTTCACGATTTGGTGATCCGTCATCTAGATGCTGAAGTTGTAGTGGTGGAAAAGCCTTCAGGAATTAACACGGTCCGCCACCCGGCTGAACGGGAATGGAAACAGGAACGGCGCGAGCTTTCGCCCACTCTGGAAGACCTAACGCAATGGGCAATCAGCAAGAGCCTGGGTAAGCCGGTCCGCGATCTGCATCGCTTAAGGATCGTGCATCGACTCGATAAGGAAACTAGCGGACTGGTCGTATTCGCCCGCTCCGCCAATGCGGAGCGTATTCTCGGGAAGCAGTTTCACGCCCACACGGTGCTGCGAAAGTATGTCGCGATAGTTCAGGGACATCCTAAATCTCAGACGATCACCAGTTGGCTCTTACGTGATCGGGGGGATGGCCGTCGCGGTTCGGGAGTTTCGTCCCAGTCCGGCAAACAGGCCATCACCCACGTTCAGGTCGAAGAAACAATTGGTTCATACAGCATCGTAAGCTGTATGCTGGAAACCGGGCGAACGCATCAGATACGTATTCACCTCGCGGAACTGGGATTCCCGGTCTGCGGAGAGCCGGTTTATCGAAAAAAACTGGACGGCAGCGAAATTCCCGATGCCAGCCAGGCCCCTCGATTAGCCTTGCATGCCATGGAACTGGGCTTTCAGCATCCCGACGGTAGCACTAAGCACTGGACGATGGAGCTTCCACTCGATTTGAAAGGATTCGTAACCCATTTAAAAAACCAAGCCCAGAAAGCGCGTTAG
- a CDS encoding GNAT family N-acetyltransferase has product MKVEANRVEFKDIEGMRDIYRQEMNCQIIHDSIHGRPGWTHEYLITTAGVKVGYGSVAVAGPWQANPCVYEFFVLPQYRGRLFDFFLVFLAASCVTQIETQSNDLLLTVLLHAFTATVSSESILFYDKFTTAHSPPNAYFRKACEEDSHQIVQQDLNSEAKWLVAVDGVVAATGDILFHYNRPYGDIYVKVAESFRKRGLGTYLVQELKRVCYESGSVPAARCNPKNVASRQALQKAGFVPCGHILKGAISL; this is encoded by the coding sequence ATGAAAGTGGAAGCAAATCGAGTGGAGTTCAAGGATATCGAGGGTATGCGCGATATTTATCGCCAGGAGATGAACTGCCAGATCATTCACGATTCGATCCATGGGAGGCCTGGATGGACTCATGAATACTTGATTACCACGGCTGGTGTCAAGGTGGGCTATGGCTCCGTTGCTGTGGCTGGGCCATGGCAAGCAAACCCATGTGTCTATGAATTTTTTGTGCTACCTCAGTATCGGGGACGTCTTTTTGATTTCTTTCTGGTATTTCTCGCTGCAAGTTGTGTGACACAGATCGAGACGCAAAGCAATGACCTGCTGCTTACGGTACTGTTGCATGCGTTCACCGCGACAGTGTCGAGCGAATCGATTCTGTTTTACGACAAGTTTACCACTGCACACTCGCCTCCAAATGCTTACTTTCGCAAAGCTTGCGAGGAAGATTCTCATCAGATCGTTCAACAGGACCTGAATTCGGAGGCAAAATGGCTGGTGGCAGTCGATGGTGTCGTAGCTGCAACGGGGGATATTTTATTCCATTACAATCGACCGTACGGCGATATCTACGTGAAAGTAGCTGAGTCATTTCGCAAACGCGGTCTGGGAACTTACCTGGTCCAGGAACTCAAACGAGTCTGCTACGAAAGCGGGAGTGTCCCGGCAGCACGGTGCAATCCAAAAAATGTGGCAAGCCGTCAAGCACTTCAAAAGGCCGGTTTTGTACCTTGCGGGCACATTTTGAAGGGGGCCATTTCGCTTTGA
- a CDS encoding alpha/beta hydrolase-fold protein codes for MNQRVMAVIAGIILANSHVPVLGQSGDGKKDGTGAALSAPSPDGLKPADDSKPSSTNIGNSPYPRVHSDGRATFRLKAPDAKKVQVFTNYGLGPRGNWDMKKGDDGFWTLTSPIPIIPGFHYYAFLVDGVLMNDPGTDTFFGTGKPTSGIEIPEKGVDFFDIKDVPHGEIRSHWYKSTVTGKQRNVMVYTPPNYDADSTKRFPVLYLQHGGGEDETGWGKQGHMNFILDNLIAGKKAVPMIVVMEKGYATRAEAATLPTGPGRGDSGAFEAVVIKDLIPMIDSTYRTLTDRDNRAIAGLSMGSGQAMQIGLSHLDKFSVIGAFSGLRLLDTKTAFGGVFADPAEFDKKLNLLFLHSGTVGLDEGIHKAAESLYDTLQKGGSKNVVFRDAKGLGHEWQTWRLAFHDFAPRLFQPKK; via the coding sequence GTGAACCAACGAGTTATGGCTGTTATTGCCGGAATCATTTTGGCGAATTCGCACGTTCCCGTACTGGGCCAGTCTGGCGATGGGAAAAAAGACGGAACGGGAGCGGCGTTATCTGCTCCGTCCCCTGATGGCCTAAAGCCTGCCGACGACAGCAAGCCGTCATCGACCAACATCGGTAACTCTCCATACCCTCGCGTTCACTCCGATGGCCGAGCAACGTTCCGCCTGAAGGCTCCGGACGCCAAAAAGGTACAAGTATTCACGAACTACGGCCTGGGGCCACGTGGCAACTGGGATATGAAGAAAGGGGACGACGGCTTTTGGACTTTAACTTCCCCGATACCTATCATTCCCGGATTTCACTACTACGCTTTTCTAGTCGATGGTGTCCTGATGAACGATCCGGGCACCGACACATTCTTTGGGACCGGCAAGCCAACCAGCGGAATCGAAATCCCCGAGAAAGGTGTGGATTTTTTCGATATCAAGGACGTGCCTCACGGCGAAATTCGTTCTCATTGGTACAAATCGACGGTGACCGGCAAGCAGCGGAACGTGATGGTTTACACTCCGCCAAATTATGATGCAGATTCGACAAAACGATTTCCCGTCCTTTACCTCCAACATGGCGGCGGCGAAGACGAAACCGGATGGGGCAAGCAGGGGCATATGAACTTCATTTTGGACAACCTCATTGCGGGAAAGAAGGCCGTGCCGATGATCGTGGTGATGGAGAAGGGCTATGCCACGCGTGCTGAAGCCGCCACTCTTCCTACTGGACCAGGACGGGGCGATAGTGGTGCATTCGAAGCTGTCGTCATTAAAGACCTGATCCCCATGATCGACTCCACTTACCGCACCCTAACTGACCGTGACAACCGAGCCATCGCGGGATTGTCCATGGGTTCTGGCCAGGCCATGCAAATTGGCCTGAGTCATTTGGACAAGTTCTCCGTGATCGGAGCATTCAGCGGACTCCGTCTTTTAGACACAAAAACCGCTTTCGGCGGAGTATTCGCTGATCCCGCTGAGTTCGATAAGAAGCTAAATCTGCTCTTCCTGCATTCGGGAACGGTCGGCCTGGATGAGGGCATTCATAAAGCGGCTGAATCGCTGTATGACACGCTCCAAAAAGGAGGGAGCAAGAATGTGGTGTTTCGTGATGCCAAAGGACTGGGTCACGAATGGCAGACTTGGCGGCTCGCCTTCCATGACTTCGCCCCCAGGTTATTCCAGCCGAAGAAATGA
- a CDS encoding YebC/PmpR family DNA-binding transcriptional regulator: MGRIFEKRKHSIFKTAAQNSKLYSRYSKILYMAAKNGVPDPAANPALRTFVERAKKENVPSHVIEKAILRASGTGGENYQPARYEGFGPGGSLVIVDCLTDNNTRTISDVRNCFTKTGSKMSAIGSVVMMFDHLAVISFAGNDEEKVMEALFAEDVSIEEVECKDGTITVFAPPAEFFKAKTALHKAFPDLVFDVQEITFLPKEGKELSGEELASFDKFLGMLNDCDDVQEIYHNVIRA; encoded by the coding sequence ATGGGACGAATTTTCGAGAAGCGCAAACACTCCATTTTCAAGACAGCAGCTCAGAATTCGAAGCTCTATTCCAGGTACAGCAAAATACTGTATATGGCGGCCAAGAATGGCGTGCCCGACCCGGCAGCCAATCCAGCTTTACGCACTTTCGTTGAACGCGCCAAGAAGGAAAACGTGCCAAGCCACGTGATTGAAAAAGCCATTCTGAGAGCCTCGGGAACGGGGGGCGAAAACTATCAACCGGCTCGTTATGAGGGGTTTGGTCCGGGCGGTTCGCTAGTAATTGTGGATTGCTTAACAGACAACAACACACGCACAATCTCCGATGTGCGCAACTGTTTCACCAAGACGGGATCCAAGATGTCCGCTATTGGATCCGTCGTGATGATGTTCGATCATCTGGCAGTGATCTCTTTTGCTGGCAACGATGAAGAAAAAGTGATGGAGGCCCTGTTTGCGGAAGATGTCTCCATCGAAGAGGTCGAATGCAAAGACGGCACCATTACTGTTTTTGCCCCTCCGGCCGAGTTTTTCAAAGCCAAAACCGCCTTACACAAAGCCTTCCCGGACTTGGTGTTTGATGTTCAGGAAATTACTTTTCTTCCGAAGGAAGGAAAAGAGCTCAGCGGCGAAGAACTGGCCTCTTTCGATAAATTCCTGGGCATGCTGAACGATTGCGATGACGTGCAAGAAATCTACCATAACGTCATCCGGGCTTAA
- a CDS encoding YgiQ family radical SAM protein produces MTRATGRRSGAFAPTTGQEMAERGWDYVDVVFVTGDAYIDHPSFAMAILHRVLEEAGFRVAILSQPDWHSCEPWRQFGKPRLFFAISAGNMDSLINHYTANKKVRNDDAYSPGGKIGLRPDRATLPYCQRAREAFPGTPVIAGGVEASLRRLAHYDYWSDTVKRSILMDCKADLLVYGMGEKNILQIAKRLHAGQNLRDLRNLRGVAYALGARETEQTGFAELPETPLATTPGLKETAGEVDWKLWQKVPSFEEVKSQKDRFVDATRHIHLNTNPFNAAALIQMHDRQAVIATPPDYPLSESEMDSIYDLPYTRRPHPIYREPIPAFEMIKDSVTIMRGCFGGCTFCSITAHQGRIIQSRSQSSILTEIETMANDKDFKGIISDIGGATANMYQMRCTRPEIEAKCKRLSCIHPSICKLLGTDHKPTIELMRKAREVEGIRRVFVASGIRMDLAQLSPEYIDELAAHHVGGRLKVAPEHTHPDVLMRMKKPSIDNFGVFAGMFEKSSKKAKKPKQFLVPYFIASHPGSTIEEMIDLAIYLKRNGYRPDQVQDFIPAPFDIATCMWYTGIDPMTRKPVKIASKLSDRKLQRALLQLFKPENYFAVREALIEAKRTDLIGDGCDSLIPTNPPKEALDKRRRESQRITDGDHYHTVANSAQGEKPGERGANPLKSSGYRPQRKTQQRRQGKKNR; encoded by the coding sequence ATGACCAGAGCGACTGGCCGTCGATCGGGAGCCTTTGCGCCCACGACGGGTCAGGAAATGGCCGAGCGAGGGTGGGATTATGTCGATGTGGTTTTTGTCACGGGCGATGCTTATATAGATCACCCGAGTTTTGCCATGGCCATACTGCATCGGGTGCTAGAAGAAGCGGGATTTCGAGTCGCGATTCTCAGCCAACCCGACTGGCACTCCTGCGAACCCTGGCGTCAATTCGGCAAACCCCGTCTGTTCTTCGCCATCAGCGCCGGGAATATGGACTCGCTAATCAATCACTACACAGCGAATAAAAAAGTCCGCAATGACGATGCCTACTCGCCTGGAGGTAAAATTGGTCTGCGCCCGGATCGTGCGACTTTGCCTTACTGCCAGCGTGCCCGGGAAGCATTTCCAGGTACACCGGTGATAGCCGGCGGGGTCGAGGCCTCCCTCCGTAGATTGGCCCACTACGATTACTGGTCCGATACTGTTAAACGCTCCATTCTGATGGATTGCAAGGCCGATTTGCTGGTTTACGGAATGGGGGAGAAAAACATCCTCCAGATCGCCAAGAGGTTGCATGCGGGCCAGAATCTTAGAGATCTCCGAAATCTGCGAGGTGTGGCTTATGCACTCGGTGCCAGGGAGACGGAGCAGACAGGCTTCGCGGAGTTGCCGGAAACACCACTGGCGACCACTCCCGGCCTGAAAGAAACCGCCGGAGAGGTCGACTGGAAGCTCTGGCAAAAAGTTCCTTCTTTTGAGGAAGTGAAGAGCCAGAAAGATCGCTTTGTGGATGCCACCCGGCACATTCACTTGAATACGAATCCCTTCAACGCCGCCGCTTTGATTCAGATGCACGACCGGCAGGCCGTGATTGCAACGCCTCCCGATTATCCGCTGTCTGAATCTGAGATGGATTCGATTTACGATCTTCCTTACACCCGACGGCCGCATCCGATCTACCGAGAGCCCATTCCGGCTTTCGAAATGATCAAGGACTCCGTCACCATCATGCGAGGATGTTTTGGAGGCTGCACTTTTTGTTCGATTACAGCCCACCAGGGGCGAATCATCCAGTCCCGTTCGCAGAGTTCGATTCTCACGGAAATCGAAACCATGGCGAACGATAAGGATTTTAAGGGGATCATCAGCGACATCGGCGGAGCTACCGCCAATATGTATCAGATGCGTTGCACGCGCCCGGAAATTGAAGCGAAGTGCAAGCGGCTGTCCTGCATTCATCCTTCAATCTGCAAGCTGCTCGGTACCGACCATAAACCAACGATTGAATTAATGCGAAAAGCTCGGGAGGTCGAAGGCATTCGTCGGGTCTTCGTTGCGAGTGGTATCCGGATGGACTTGGCTCAACTATCACCCGAGTACATTGACGAACTGGCCGCGCATCATGTAGGGGGGCGTTTAAAAGTGGCCCCGGAGCACACGCATCCCGACGTGCTGATGCGCATGAAGAAGCCCAGCATCGATAATTTTGGCGTGTTCGCCGGGATGTTCGAGAAATCCTCCAAAAAAGCGAAGAAACCCAAGCAATTTCTGGTACCTTATTTTATCGCCAGCCATCCTGGGTCAACTATTGAAGAAATGATCGATTTGGCCATTTATCTCAAGCGAAATGGCTATCGGCCCGATCAGGTTCAAGACTTTATCCCGGCCCCTTTTGATATCGCCACTTGTATGTGGTACACCGGTATCGATCCGATGACACGCAAACCCGTGAAGATTGCCAGCAAGCTTTCCGACCGCAAATTGCAAAGAGCTCTCTTGCAGCTCTTCAAACCGGAAAACTACTTTGCAGTTCGGGAAGCACTAATCGAAGCCAAGCGGACCGATCTGATCGGCGATGGATGCGACAGTTTGATTCCAACTAATCCTCCGAAGGAGGCATTGGATAAGCGTCGTCGGGAATCGCAGCGAATTACTGATGGCGACCATTATCACACTGTGGCCAATTCCGCCCAGGGCGAAAAACCGGGAGAGCGGGGTGCGAATCCATTGAAGTCATCGGGGTATCGACCTCAGAGAAAGACACAGCAGCGACGGCAGGGTAAAAAAAACCGCTGA
- a CDS encoding DUF4380 domain-containing protein: MEIEIVEYHGWKNNLAIRNKQIELIVTLDVGPRVISFRRLPDGQNVMKNYEEMLGKSGEEEWQIRGGHRFWLAPEDCTRTYYADNSPIKFEKIGENRVRFTPPPEHLYEVQKVMEIELVGDTNKVNVHLIVSNIGSRPTELAPWGPTVMAPGGMEVIPLPAKFPHPGHPNNARSPEDFGPNQELILWPYFDFSDSRWTFGKKYILLRQDSKKGPTKIGLAHRAGWVGYVNRGALFVKRFNYIEGALYPDRGTNYQTFSNEDMLEMETVAPLEELFPDETAELNETWQLYPCDAKIGNEEDVDKYVLPLIR, from the coding sequence ATGGAAATTGAAATCGTCGAGTATCACGGTTGGAAAAATAACCTGGCCATCCGAAACAAGCAGATTGAGCTGATCGTCACGCTCGATGTTGGCCCGCGCGTGATCAGTTTTCGACGGCTGCCGGATGGTCAAAATGTAATGAAGAATTACGAGGAAATGCTCGGAAAATCGGGGGAGGAAGAATGGCAGATCCGAGGCGGCCATCGCTTCTGGTTGGCCCCGGAAGACTGCACCCGAACCTACTATGCCGACAACTCACCTATTAAATTCGAGAAGATCGGTGAAAATCGAGTTCGATTTACTCCTCCCCCTGAACATTTGTACGAAGTTCAGAAGGTGATGGAGATCGAGCTCGTTGGGGATACCAATAAGGTCAACGTGCATCTGATAGTTTCGAATATCGGGAGCCGTCCTACGGAACTGGCTCCCTGGGGGCCCACCGTCATGGCTCCGGGCGGCATGGAAGTAATACCTCTCCCAGCCAAATTTCCGCATCCCGGCCATCCGAACAATGCCCGTTCTCCGGAAGATTTTGGTCCGAACCAGGAATTGATTCTGTGGCCCTACTTTGATTTCAGCGACAGCCGATGGACTTTCGGGAAGAAATATATTCTTCTCAGACAGGATTCCAAGAAGGGACCTACCAAGATCGGTCTGGCTCATCGGGCCGGCTGGGTGGGTTACGTGAATCGGGGAGCATTGTTCGTAAAACGATTTAACTATATCGAAGGGGCTTTGTATCCGGATCGGGGCACAAATTATCAGACCTTCAGCAATGAAGATATGCTCGAAATGGAAACAGTAGCCCCGCTCGAAGAACTCTTTCCAGACGAAACGGCGGAGTTGAATGAAACTTGGCAACTCTATCCGTGCGACGCGAAAATCGGCAATGAAGAGGACGTCGACAAATACGTACTTCCTTTGATCAGATAA
- a CDS encoding PP2C family protein-serine/threonine phosphatase, with protein sequence MSNDISVRQVMQPNPVSLRPDQTIQEAIGRMNELRIGAVLVCDNSRLVGIFTERDFLRNAAIAEPGWRLYPIEMWMTKDPHTIAPNIGWEEAAFQMERMRVRHLPVVEDGLAIGIISSRHLIAHRSKYLDQMIARRTSELRLANDQLLSRDAEMTHYMKVAAKLQKKLVLPHSPPNWPEFDWSIYFAPLEPLGGDYYDFVMPNDEHLGFLIADASGHSIPAAMVAIMASQAFTEVSKETVQPSSVLAALNKRLNDLAEDRFVTGFYGVFNRRTREFTYANAGHPFPFHYSAKRKMTQPLWARGFLLGVSLDEMYTEKRLHLEAGDRLCFFTDGIPDCRNDQGESFGTDRLAAFITENAHRRPADFVEVFRNHLKVFRENQNPTDDMTLITLEVH encoded by the coding sequence GTGTCTAACGATATCAGCGTACGGCAAGTAATGCAGCCCAACCCCGTATCGCTTCGTCCGGATCAGACGATCCAGGAAGCGATCGGACGAATGAATGAACTTCGTATCGGGGCGGTACTTGTATGCGATAATTCCCGGCTCGTCGGAATTTTCACCGAACGGGATTTCCTGCGAAATGCCGCGATTGCAGAACCCGGCTGGCGTCTCTATCCCATCGAAATGTGGATGACGAAAGATCCACATACCATTGCTCCGAACATTGGTTGGGAAGAAGCGGCTTTCCAGATGGAGCGCATGCGAGTTCGCCATCTTCCTGTAGTGGAGGATGGCTTAGCAATAGGAATCATTTCTTCGCGCCACTTAATAGCCCATCGATCCAAGTATCTGGATCAGATGATTGCCCGGAGAACTAGCGAACTTCGGCTGGCCAACGATCAGCTCTTGTCACGCGATGCGGAAATGACCCATTACATGAAGGTCGCCGCTAAACTGCAGAAGAAACTGGTGCTTCCTCATAGTCCCCCGAACTGGCCGGAGTTCGACTGGAGCATTTATTTTGCTCCTCTCGAACCGCTGGGGGGCGACTACTACGATTTCGTGATGCCGAACGACGAACATCTGGGGTTCCTGATCGCCGATGCCAGTGGCCATAGTATTCCTGCGGCGATGGTCGCTATCATGGCCAGTCAGGCGTTTACTGAAGTTTCCAAAGAGACTGTGCAGCCTTCGTCTGTACTCGCGGCACTCAACAAGAGGCTGAACGACCTGGCCGAAGATAGGTTTGTCACAGGATTTTACGGTGTTTTCAATCGCCGTACGCGGGAATTCACGTATGCGAACGCCGGGCATCCATTCCCATTTCACTACTCCGCAAAACGCAAAATGACTCAGCCACTGTGGGCTCGGGGCTTTTTGCTCGGTGTCAGTCTGGATGAAATGTACACCGAGAAGAGATTGCATCTGGAAGCGGGCGACCGCCTATGTTTCTTCACAGACGGGATTCCCGATTGTCGAAACGACCAGGGGGAATCTTTCGGTACAGATCGTTTGGCAGCTTTTATCACTGAAAATGCCCATCGTCGGCCGGCCGATTTCGTCGAAGTTTTTCGCAATCACCTCAAAGTATTTCGTGAAAATCAAAATCCGACGGACGATATGACGCTTATTACACTCGAAGTTCATTGA
- a CDS encoding aspartate aminotransferase family protein has protein sequence MEYFEKLIDKKKEFLVPCVYHFFQRPPVLVRGEGAYLFDSDGKKYLDCFSGVTVVSAGHSNPEIIEAAITQLRKLQHTTTIYLTEPMLELAETISSLTPGNLKRSFFCASGSEANEGALMLSSLATGRHEIAYLKEGLHGRTKWAINVTGLEMWRTDPNPMVTAHAIPGTRHPESLEILEELLKKRSIAAVIAEPIQGNGGIIVPPNNYWPRLRKLCSQYGTLLIADEIQTAWNRTGRWFATQHWDVTPDIITVAKALGNGFPIAAYITSDEIAAHYTRPGAATFGGNLVSCAAALATLIFHKRHNLGDRSERLGNYLQGRLQEIQARCPTITEVRGLGLMIGVELKDSTKGPAPALVDQILESLKDSGFLIGKSGVGRNVITFLPPLIIEKTEIDALLVALEKALEIRT, from the coding sequence TTGGAATATTTCGAGAAATTGATCGATAAGAAAAAAGAGTTTTTGGTTCCTTGTGTCTACCACTTTTTCCAGAGGCCCCCAGTCCTCGTGCGTGGGGAAGGGGCTTATCTTTTCGATTCCGATGGGAAAAAGTACCTCGATTGCTTCAGTGGCGTTACGGTCGTCAGTGCGGGGCATTCTAATCCGGAGATTATTGAAGCTGCTATTACCCAACTCCGAAAACTCCAGCATACCACTACGATCTATCTCACAGAGCCTATGCTGGAGCTCGCTGAAACGATTTCTTCTCTCACGCCGGGTAATCTTAAACGCAGTTTCTTCTGCGCCAGCGGCAGCGAGGCCAACGAAGGCGCGCTCATGCTTTCGAGTCTTGCAACAGGTCGCCATGAAATCGCTTATCTGAAAGAAGGACTCCATGGCCGGACGAAGTGGGCAATTAACGTCACCGGTCTGGAAATGTGGAGGACGGATCCCAATCCCATGGTCACTGCCCACGCGATACCTGGTACAAGACATCCGGAAAGCCTGGAAATATTAGAAGAACTCCTGAAAAAACGCTCTATTGCTGCAGTAATCGCTGAACCGATTCAAGGCAATGGCGGCATTATCGTTCCCCCGAATAACTACTGGCCGCGACTGAGAAAACTCTGCTCGCAATATGGCACTTTGCTCATTGCGGACGAAATCCAGACCGCTTGGAATCGAACCGGACGGTGGTTTGCTACTCAGCACTGGGATGTGACGCCAGACATTATTACTGTCGCCAAAGCACTCGGAAATGGTTTTCCCATCGCGGCCTATATAACCAGTGATGAAATAGCTGCCCACTATACCCGTCCCGGAGCGGCCACATTTGGTGGCAATCTCGTGTCCTGCGCAGCCGCGTTGGCGACGCTGATTTTTCACAAGCGGCACAACTTGGGCGATCGCAGCGAAAGGTTAGGCAACTATTTGCAGGGGCGACTTCAGGAAATTCAGGCTCGTTGCCCGACTATAACCGAAGTGCGTGGCTTGGGTTTAATGATCGGCGTCGAACTCAAGGATTCCACAAAAGGTCCTGCACCTGCGTTGGTCGATCAAATCTTGGAAAGCTTGAAAGATTCCGGTTTCTTGATCGGTAAATCAGGGGTAGGACGAAATGTAATTACGTTTTTGCCCCCTTTAATTATCGAAAAAACGGAAATTGATGCATTGCTAGTCGCATTGGAAAAGGCACTTGAAATTCGGACGTAA